The DNA sequence GGGACGAGCAGGAATGCTTGTCTGACAGAGAGGATGCTCCGAAAGATGCCAAGGTAACGCCTTGTCACTTATATCTATATAGGCATTGCTGATGAATAACACCAGAAGCAGCAGAGCCTCCCAGAGGCAGAActgaaggcgaagaagccaTTCCTTCAGCCCGCGCCCGACAGCGACACTTCGTGCATGACCTTCGACCGCGGCAGTGAACGCTGTGTTGGAACCAGGTACTACTGTACCAATGATATCATGAAGTTCCCCTACACAGACGAGGACGGCAGTGTCTACAATAATGCTGCCGAGTGTCTGGATGCCCGTGAATCTGAGCCTCAATCTGCCGATCCCGATCGCATTGTGTTCCCTGATAACTAGGGTCGGATATGGACGTAGTCCCCAACTAGGTGCGGTCCATGGCTTGACCACCCACGTTAGCATTCAGGGGATGCGGACTAAGGAGGGAACCCTGAAAGTGTTGTGAACGTTCCCATTTGCCTGTACTTATGTGTATTAACCTCCTGGCGTTAGATTCAACATCTAGGCCAGTCTTAGTGCATTAGTTTTATTTATTTCGTCGATTTGAAATCACActgagaaaaggaagcccTCGCAGATCGTGTCGTATATCATCTCAACGTATCGTAACCACACTTGTAACatataaaagagaaagagagataagcaaaaaagaagacatacatacaacaggagggattcgctggtggtcacccacccaactactaacctcccggcgtgtggcttaagtacggctgagcggacgggaagccctgttctccacaccctatggtcgtatgtactggGAAACCCTAAGTAGTAAATTATATAGTGCTAGTCTAAGATACACTGTTTTGAAGGCAACACCACTACCTCAGTTAACTCAGTGAAGTGTAGTATGTACTGCAAGTTGTTCTTATAGATCCTGTAGCGTAATATAAATGAGTGTATTGAATCGTCTTGTTGGTTTAATGAAGGCAGAACATCCGGGAAACCCTCTCTAATTCAGCTATAGCTACTgctactatatatatcagcAATGATGACGGTTGGCACACATTGCACGAACTTAATGATACCTTAGACAAGACAATGAAGCACAGTAATAGTAATTGTGATGTTTGATGTTTTCCGAGGAAAGGGTGTAAGAGCGCATGCTAGTGTATCCAGTGATCAGCAAATATATCACCAAGTGCAACAGTAACATTAAAGCTCACCAGGTTATCAGTAGATTGCCAGGCGATTGAAGAACTCCGTTCCCTGTCAAAGGCCATTCATGTATAATTTCCTACGAGGAATGATCTGACAACGCAATTTGTGGGATTGTCCGCTCGATACCAAGGGGTATGAATTTCACCACTACTACCGTTTACTACCTATCGTAGTAGTGTGCTATTATGCTAGGGTTTATATTGACACTTGCTGTTAACCGAAAGATCTTCACATACAAATTCAAGCGGAATCGGGACGAGTACTCGGCCCTTCAGGTCAGTGTTGGATGACACCCCTAACTATATTCGCAGTGTACATGTGCTTATGTATTAGATTATACGAAATGTTTTGAAAGACGAAAGGTTCGCCTCTTCCCTGCCAGGGCCATTACAACTAGACCCTTTGTCTATTACACCGAGATTTGTGTAAATCTGGCTTTACAATAAAGTATTCGTATAGTACTCATAAGGCAGTCCTGTTCTGGATTGCTACCGGAAAGCAGTTGAGACGATGACGTCACATGATTAAATTATTCCTTTGTCAGCGAGGGGCAACATTTATTTATCAATCCAGGTTGATATCAAGACACAGACACTCTGACACCAACAGATCTAACGAACTCTCCTCGCAATCATGGCCAAAACAGTCGTCGCAACCGGCACCTCATCGGGCTTGGTAACCTTCCATCTTTCTGCCCCTCATTAGTGGTTCGCCTAACATAACACAGGGCTTTGAAGCAATCAAACAGCTGCTCCAGCAGTCTGAGCCGTACAATTTCATCTTAGGAGTACGGGACACAGTCAAGACTCAGGGCAACTATGATCGCATCGACTTTGACAGGAGCAAGCACACGATTACTATTTTCCCGCTGGACCTCTTGTCCCTGCCGAGTGTGCAGTCATTTGCACAAAAGGCCCTCTCTCAGCTGGGTGACCAGAAGCTCGATTATCTGTTCCTTTGCGCTGGCATGCTAGACAGCGCCGATGGCCCTGGACCCAATGGATCGCCATGGTGTTCGGGGTATGTCGTTAATCATCTGGGTATGTGGGAGATGAACTCGAAGAATATTGCACAAAAGTGGCTAACAATGATACAAAATAGCCCAGCATTATTTGCTCCACTTGCTGCGGGACACCCTTTCTCGGTCACAATCGCGAGTTGTCGTTGTTTCCTCGGGCGCCATCCGCAATGTAAGAGGCCAGGATCCAGGTAAGTTCACATTCCCTGCCCGTTACTCTACAATCCAAATCATGAATACTGACTCGGGCATATTAGCAACCCTCGACGTAGACCTCAAGGCAAATTCCAAGGCCGGGGTCAGGCCTGTGTACAGTGCCTCAAAGTTCGTACAACTACTCGGCGCATTTTACTGGCGCCGTGAACTTCCCTCATGCACGGTCATTGCCGTCTCGCCAGGCCTGATCCCTAGCACGAATTTGGCCACTGATCTAGGCTTGTCCATGGATATGCCGGATGCGAAAACCATTCCCGAGGGTAAGTTCATTCGCATGGTAATGATCGGGAGAGGATCAACTTAACATGGACTGTTCAACAGGGGCGCAAAACCTTCTTCGGGCATTTACTGTGACCGATCTACCATCTGATCCAGAGCAACTCTTTTTGACGAGCTGGGGGGAATGGTGGCCGAAGGATGTGTATTCATTGGCTCTGGACCAGAAGTTGCAGAGGAAATGGTGTTTGACTAAagaagagattgaaaaggCTGAGGGTCTGGCCTGATTGTATATTTGGGGCAGACTAGGATCCTATAAATGCTAAATGGGAATATCATAGAGGAAAGCTGGCAATGATATCGGATTGAAACCGGATACAAGAGACCACTTACCTGCGCCTCGTCGTATCTCCGCAGGCTATACCTTTTTCGCCCGAATTACAAGCTAATTAAGGGCCAAAGGCTTTGCCCCGCGCCATGCATTTGACGTGACTCACAAGCAAGTCTAATACTTCATTTCCAGAACTCTCGCCAAAACCCCCGAGATACTACTGAAGCACCCGGATCTCACTTGTATTACTTACTGAATATTGACTACGTCTAATTCACAGACTCATCTAGCTCGAACAACATGGCCTCTCTACGTACCAAGCTTTTGGGTGGTCTCATTCATAGCCATCCACGCGCTCCTCTTGCCCCTCGTGCCATAGCATCGTTTTCGACGCGCACCGTTCTACATAACACGGACAAAACCTCTAAAAATGATCAACCAAACGATACGAACCCGGGCTACTGGAAGTATGATCTTAGCTTCAAGACCCAGATGAGCAAAGCAGTACTGTTTACCGTTCTTGCCGGGGCTGGTGCTGTGGAAAGCTGGACGTGGTATCGGGAAATCCGGGAATGGTGGACAGGCGTGCGAGACGATGGGAGGGAAATATAGACGATAGAGTGGCAGTGTCGGCGAGGCTTCACCGTCCAGTGGAGGCTGGATTCAACAGGTTAATCTAACAAAGCCTCGTCTACAATTCTTCCGGGAGACCAGTGCTTCTGCTTTTGATTTGTTTCCATCTTTCCCCCGGCTCCAAGAGAGAGCCGGACGCCAACCCGGTCATACATCTCCTGAAGGGCCGTCCATTGCTTCCTGAAGGAATCCTTAATGCGAATCCTGGTTCCGTGTGGCTCCTCCCGCTCAGGAGAAATTAGCAGGGACTGGAGGCTTGGAAACTGTTCCTCGCGGCgggcaagaagatcctcgagGTGGGTCAGCAGTACAGCACAGATCTCATCGTTACGGTCCGCTAGATGTAAAACTCTCAAGCTCTTAGGCAGAATATCTCCAAGCAGGATCATCTCCTCTGTCTCTTCAGGATGGAGATTAAGAAGGTTGCTCGCGCGAATATGTAGATCCCACAACTTTCGAAAATCTGCCAATGACCCGAACCAGCGATCGTGCGAGATTGGGTCAACGTGCCCTTTATAGAGATGGGTTCGTCGAGGAATAGAAGCATCTCCCAGATCATTCAGGTGGAGAACCTCTAGGCTGTGCTTCTGGGTTTGGAGCGCCTCGTGGAAGCACCAGGGCCGAAAGCTAGCGTCGACACCCGCGcaatcctcctcgtcctgaCGCGAAACCCAGACCATGTAG is a window from the Aspergillus oryzae RIB40 DNA, chromosome 6 genome containing:
- a CDS encoding uncharacterized protein (predicted protein) translates to MAKTVVATGTSSGLGFEAIKQLLQQSEPYNFILGVRDTVKTQGNYDRIDFDRSKHTITIFPLDLLSLPSVQSFAQKALSQLGDQKLDYLFLCAGMLDSADGPGPNGSPWCSGYVVNHLAQHYLLHLLRDTLSRSQSRVVVVSSGAIRNVRGQDPATLDVDLKANSKAGVRPVYSASKFVQLLGAFYWRRELPSCTVIAVSPGLIPSTNLATDLGLSMDMPDAKTIPEGAQNLLRAFTVTDLPSDPEQLFLTSWGEWWPKDVYSLALDQKLQRKWCLTKEEIEKAEGLA